From Melospiza melodia melodia isolate bMelMel2 chromosome 19, bMelMel2.pri, whole genome shotgun sequence, one genomic window encodes:
- the ADIG gene encoding adipogenin, producing MRYPLVPLVNELTFPLLFFWFCLPFVMLLIIAIIWLQLLLNEAQMPSTEKTEKESPDEPESDSEDELTEEENQSDASSTEMQEESQSSGAVGRLRPKPAYLSSNPKSQNLLAATSNSWSQRQRIRYSRAENAEKSIFYNILMKGLTRESCSVSPLSLFSLLSPQLHCWEF from the exons ATGAGGTATCCCCTGGTTCCCCTGGTGAACGAGCTGacctttcctctgcttttcttctGGTTCTGCTTGCCCTTTGTCATGCTGCTGATCATCGCCATTATCTGGCTACAGCTGCTGCTTAATGAAG CACAGatgcccagcacagaaaagactgagaaagaATCTCCTGATGAGCCTGAATCTGACTCTGAAGATGAACTAACAGAGGAAGAAAACCAGAGTGATGCATCCAGTACAGAGATGCAAGAGGAGTCACAATCCAGTGGAGCTGTGGGAAGACTGAGGCCCAAGCCTGCTTATCTGAGCTCAAATCCTAAAAGCCAGAATCTTCTTGCTGCGACCTCCAACAGCTGGTCCCAGAGGCAGAGGATAAGATATTCCCGTGCTGAAAATGCTGAAAAGAGCATTTTCTACAACATCCTGATG AAGGGGCTCACAAGGGAAAGCTGCTCAGTGTCTCCACTGTCACTATTCTCACTCCTGTCTCCTCAGTTACATTGCTGGGAATTTTGA
- the ACTR5 gene encoding actin-related protein 5: MAAPTQVFAFRDARWAPDPVLEPSAAVRSPQPVPLVIDNGSFQTRAGWACPDPSVPAEPLLRFRSLAARSRGARGGAGAETQVGNDLGSPEPLRWLLRSPFDRNVPVQLELQELLLDHVFQRLGVSSQGCVDHPIVLTEAVCNPLYSRQMMSELLFECYQVPKVSYGVDSLYSFYHNRRQNWPCSGLVISSGYQCTHILPVLEGRLDAKNCKRINLGGCQAAVYLQRLLQLKYPGHFAAITLSRMEEILHEHSYIAQDYTEELQKWRCPEYYEDNVHKMQLPFSNKLLGSTVASEEKQEKRQQQLRRLQELNARRREEKLQLDQERLDRLLYVQELLEDGQMDQFHKALVELNMDSAEELQSYINKLSLSVEQTKQKILQSEVNIEVDVVDSKPETPDLDPLGSEQSLEDVESINEFEPLFAEEQPEVEKPVAAVQPVFNLAEYHQLFLGTERIRAPEIVFQPSLIGEDQAGIAETMQYVLERYSKEQQAVLVQNVFLTGGNTMYPGLKARIQKELLEMRPFQSSFQVSLASSPVLDAWYGARDWAVEHMNREEGWISRKDYEEKGGEYLKEHCASNVYVPIRLPKQPPRAAEAPSRASGTGNPSEQP, from the exons ATGGCGGCGCCCACACAGGTGTTCGCGTTCCGGGACGCGCGCTGGGCCCCGGACCCGGTGCTGGAGCCGAGCGCGGCCGTGCGGAGCCCGCAGCCGGTGCCGCTGGTCATCGACAACGGCTCCTTCCAGACGCGGGCGGGATGGGCCTGCCCCGACCCCTCCGTGCCCGCCGAGCCGCTGCTGCGGTTCCGCTCGCTGGCGGCGCGGAGCCGCGGGgcccgcggcggggcgggcgcagAGACGCAGGTGGGGAACGACCTGGGCAGCCCCGAGCCCCTGCGCTGGCTGCTGCGCTCGCCCTTCGACCGCAACGTGCCCgtccagctggagctgcaggagctgctcctcgACCACGTCTTCCAGCGCCTCGGAGTCTCCTCGCAG ggctgtgtggaTCACCCAATTGTTCTGACAGAAGCAGTTTGCAACCCTCTGTACTCAAGGCAAATGATGTCTGAGCTCCTCTTTGAATGCTACCAAGTGCCAAAGGTGTCCTACGGCGTGGACAGCCTGTACAGTTTTTATCACAACAGGAGGCAGAACTGGCCCTGCAGTGGTTTGGTGATATCCTCAGGGTACCAATGCACACACATTTTACCAGTCCTAGAAGGCAG GCTGGATGCCAAGAACTGCAAGCGCATTAACCTGGGGGGGTGCCAGGCTGCCGTGTACCTGCAGCGCCTGCTGCAGCTCAAGTACCCCGGGCACTTTGCGGCCATCACGCTGAGCCGCATGGAGGAGATCCTGCACGAGCACAGCTACATTGCCCAGGACTACACTGAAG AGCTGCAGAAGTGGCGGTGCCCAGAGTACTACGAGGACAACGTGCACAAGATGCAGCTGCCTTTCTCCAACAAGCTGCTGGGCAGCACTGTGGCATCTGAGGAGAAGCAGGagaagaggcagcagcagctgcggcgGCTGCAGGAGCTCAACGCGCGGCGCCgggaggagaagctgcagctggaccAGGAGAGGCTGGACAGGCTGCTGTATGTGCAG GAACTTTTAGAAGATGGTCAGATGGATCAGTTCCACAAAGCTTTGGTGGAGCTGAACATGGACTCTGCAGAAGAACTTCAGTCTTACATCAACAAATTGAGTCTGTCTGTTGAACAAACAAAGCAGAAAATCCTACAGTCAGAAGTCAatattgaagtggatgttgtggACAGCAAGCCAGAG ACTCCTGACTTGGATCCACTGGGCAGTGAGCAGTCCCTGGAGGATGTGGAAAGCATTAATGAGTTTGAGCCTTTATTTGCTGAGGAGCAGCCTGAGGTTGAGAAGCCAGTTGCTGCAGTGCAG CCCGTGTTTAACCTGGCGGAGTACCACCAGCTTTTCCTTGGCACTGAAAGAATCAGAGCTCCAGAGATTGTCTTCCAGCCCTCCCTGATAGGAGAGGACCAGGCTGGCATAGCAGAAACCATGCAATATGTCCTTGAGAG GTATTCCAAGGAGCAACAGGCTGTCCTTGTCCAGAATGTTTTCCTCACTGGTGGAAATACAATGTACCCTGGACTGAAAGCCAGAATCcagaaggagctgctggaaatgaggcCATTCCAGTCATCCTTTCAG GTCAGCCTTGCTTCCAGCCCTGTCCTGGATGCCTGGTACGGGGCCAGGGACTGGGCAGTGGAGCACATGAACCGTGAGGAAGGCTGGATCAGCAGGAAGGACTATGAGGAGAAAGGGGGGGAATACCTCAAGGAACACTGTGCCTCCAATGTCTACGTTCCCATCCGCCTCCCCAAGCAGCCCCCACGGGCAgcagaggctcccagcagagcctcGGGCACGGGGAACCCCAGCGAGCAGCCATAG